A region of Elusimicrobiota bacterium DNA encodes the following proteins:
- a CDS encoding redoxin domain-containing protein has translation MSDVVRVGQAVPDFEMDVFNPKSHEFEKISLADLKKNKKWTVLVFYPADYTFVCPTELADVAVKHDELAKAGAEVISVSTDTKFVHLAWQREEKLLSGVKYLMGADPTGKVSRLFGVYDEATGLALRGTFIINP, from the coding sequence ATGAGTGACGTCGTTCGAGTTGGTCAGGCGGTGCCGGACTTTGAAATGGACGTGTTCAACCCCAAAAGCCATGAGTTCGAAAAAATCTCACTGGCGGACCTCAAGAAAAACAAGAAATGGACCGTCTTGGTGTTCTACCCCGCGGACTACACGTTCGTATGCCCCACGGAATTGGCCGACGTGGCCGTGAAACACGACGAGCTGGCCAAAGCGGGGGCTGAGGTGATCTCCGTCTCCACCGACACGAAATTCGTCCACCTGGCCTGGCAGAGGGAAGAAAAACTTCTCTCCGGCGTGAAATATCTGATGGGCGCGGATCCGACGGGGAAAGTCTCCCGCCTTTTTGGCGTTTACGACGAAGCCACCGGCTTGGCGCTTCGCGGCACCTTCATCATCAACCCGTAG
- a CDS encoding FAD-dependent oxidoreductase, translating to MDRPAPESRAGERAHAVVVGGGFAGAAAASALAEAGVTVTLIEERATLGGRTSSLKDGVTKQDVDNGQHLFLGSYRDTRAFLKRLGVEDRILFGKSFSIPFINRMGHRSILEPRVFSGRLGLLAGIFAFREMKWRDRISLLWGLGRARFLAPERVRTLTVSRWLTTLRQTPGARRAFWDPLCLATLNEQPDRAAAEALLCVLQQGIFSDGKSRSMGHATLPLNRLWSMELGPYLQRADGRLAARQKATGFRVEGNRVTSVEVAGESFVDAEVFVLATELAAAELIAPAPLREAFAPIQKHDHAPIVAVNLWFKEPPFKEPLVGLLDMDLHWIFNRETLWGPTAAGQISAVISAARPHLGRTSEELIALALADLRRAFPGFQEEPLHASVLWEHQATPSPTPDFIKHRLPVRTPLANFSGRRLGGRGLAPHH from the coding sequence ATGGACCGGCCCGCTCCTGAAAGCCGGGCGGGGGAACGCGCCCATGCGGTTGTCGTTGGGGGCGGGTTTGCGGGAGCGGCCGCGGCATCCGCCCTGGCGGAAGCCGGGGTCACGGTGACGTTGATTGAAGAGCGGGCCACGTTGGGGGGCCGGACGAGTTCCCTAAAAGACGGGGTCACCAAGCAGGATGTGGACAACGGGCAACATCTTTTTTTGGGCTCCTACCGCGACACCCGAGCCTTTCTGAAACGCCTCGGCGTTGAAGATCGGATTCTTTTCGGAAAATCCTTCTCGATTCCTTTTATCAACAGAATGGGCCACCGCTCGATTTTGGAACCGCGGGTGTTTTCCGGGAGGCTGGGGCTCCTGGCGGGAATCTTCGCTTTTCGGGAAATGAAATGGAGAGACCGGATCTCCCTGTTGTGGGGGTTGGGCCGCGCTCGATTTTTGGCCCCGGAACGTGTGCGGACGTTGACGGTTTCCCGATGGCTCACGACTCTTCGCCAAACTCCCGGCGCCCGCCGGGCTTTTTGGGACCCCCTTTGTTTGGCCACCTTAAACGAACAGCCCGACCGCGCGGCGGCGGAGGCCCTGCTCTGCGTGCTACAACAAGGAATATTTTCTGACGGTAAATCACGCTCCATGGGCCACGCCACTCTGCCCCTCAACCGGCTTTGGTCCATGGAACTGGGCCCTTACCTCCAGCGGGCCGATGGGCGGCTGGCCGCGCGGCAAAAGGCGACGGGGTTCCGGGTCGAAGGAAATCGAGTCACTTCTGTGGAGGTCGCCGGCGAATCCTTTGTGGACGCCGAGGTTTTTGTTCTCGCCACCGAGCTCGCCGCCGCGGAATTAATCGCCCCCGCACCCCTGCGTGAGGCCTTTGCGCCGATACAAAAACACGATCATGCTCCCATCGTGGCGGTCAACCTCTGGTTCAAAGAACCGCCCTTCAAGGAACCGCTGGTGGGCCTGCTCGATATGGATTTGCATTGGATCTTTAACCGCGAAACCCTATGGGGCCCCACCGCCGCCGGCCAAATTTCAGCGGTGATCAGCGCCGCTCGACCCCACCTCGGACGGACCTCGGAAGAACTGATCGCCTTGGCCCTGGCCGACCTCCGGCGCGCTTTCCCCGGCTTTCAAGAGGAGCCCCTCCACGCCTCCGTTCTCTGGGAACATCAGGCCACGCCATCGCCCACCCCCGATTTTATTAAACACCGTCTTCCCGTCCGAACCCCGCTGGCGAATTTTTCTGGCCGGCGATTGGGTGGACGTGGGTTGGCCCCCCACCATTGA
- the queF gene encoding NADPH-dependent 7-cyano-7-deazaguanine reductase QueF: MSQRKRDYSESHARSGIKEALPVIECWENQYPGYGIELVFPEFTSVCPKTGLPDFGTLTIRYQPERWVLETKSLKLYLNAFRDLGIFTENVVNRVLASVVSCAKPRWAEVEGRFSARGGIEARITARHGRNKSNAHLLG; this comes from the coding sequence ATGAGCCAAAGAAAAAGAGATTACTCCGAGAGCCATGCCCGGTCGGGCATAAAGGAAGCGTTGCCGGTCATTGAATGCTGGGAGAACCAATATCCCGGGTACGGGATCGAATTGGTCTTCCCGGAGTTCACCTCCGTGTGCCCAAAAACCGGCCTGCCGGATTTCGGGACTCTCACCATTCGGTATCAGCCGGAGCGGTGGGTTTTGGAGACGAAGTCGTTGAAGCTTTATTTGAACGCTTTTCGGGACCTTGGAATATTCACGGAGAACGTGGTCAATCGGGTTCTCGCCTCCGTCGTTTCCTGCGCCAAGCCCCGGTGGGCCGAGGTGGAAGGCCGGTTTTCGGCGCGGGGGGGAATCGAAGCCCGTATCACGGCGCGGCACGGGCGAAATAAAAGCAACGCCCATTTGCTCGGTTAG